One segment of Urocitellus parryii isolate mUroPar1 chromosome 5, mUroPar1.hap1, whole genome shotgun sequence DNA contains the following:
- the Ncaph2 gene encoding condensin-2 complex subunit H2 isoform X5: MEDVEARFAHLLQPIRDLTKNWEVDVAAQLGEYLEEVEYLYSLVYQALDFISGKRRAKQLSSAQEDGANGTTSLEAPQEAEDEFLSLDDFPDSRANVDLKNDQVPSELLIVPLLPMALVAPDEVEKNSSPLYSHQGEVLASRKDFRMNTCTPHPRGAFMLEPMGMCPIEPVGTCPIPRNQKDARRAEEQPMDVSGCRNPVTVLDFSQQPGTAPEGLAPSSGGEEEEEEVAEAAAVVVDAVELPEARAPKATVEPEEPRSPHQSAVLTRRYMLRERERAPDPMSRLKETPDPWQSLDPFDSLDSKPFKKGRPYSVPPCVEEAPGQKRKRKATAKLQDFHQWYLATYADHADSRRPRRKGPTFADMEVLYWKHVKEQLETLRTLQRREITERWLPRAEEGLWPAEDDRLEESLEDLGATADDFLEPEEYVEPEEAKPGEAADLEAEAMPESLSYEELVRRNVELFIANSQKFVQETELSQRIRDWEDTIQPLLLEQEQHVPFDIHTYGDQVISRFPQLNEWCPFAELVAGQPAFEVCRSMLASLQLANDYTVEISQQPGLEAAVDTMSLRLLTHQRAHKRFQTYTAPSMAQP; the protein is encoded by the exons ATGGAGGACGTGGAGGCGCGCTTCGCCCACCTCTTGCAGCCCATCCGCGACCTCACCAAGAACTGGGAGGTGGACGTGGCGGCCCAGCTGGGCGAGTATCTAGAGGAG GTGGAGTACCTCTACTCGCTGGTCTACCAGGCTCTCGATTTCATCTCTGGCAAGAG GCGAGCCAAGCAGCTGTCCTCAGCGCAGGAAGATGGGGCCAATGGGACCACCAGCTTGGAGGCCCCCCAGGAGGCAGAGGATGAG TTCCTATCGCTGGACGACTTCCCTGACTCCCGTGCTAATGTAGATCTGAAGAACGACCAGGTGCCCAGT GAGCTACTTATTGTGCCTCTCTTGCCCATGGCCCTGGTGGCCCCTGATGAAGTGGAGAAGAACAGCAGCCCTCTGTACAG CCACCAGGGTGAGGTCCTGGCCAGCCGGAAGGATTTCAGGATGAACACGTGCACCCCTCACCCCAGAGGGGCCTTCATGCTAGAGCCAATGGGCATGTGCCCCATAGAGCCTGTGGGCACGTGCCCCATACCAAGAAACCAGAAGG ATGCCAGGAGGGCCGAGGAGCAGCCAATGGACGTCTCGGGGTGCCGGAATCCTGTCACTGTGCTTGACTTCTCCCAGCAGCCAG GCACCGCTCCAGAAGGCCTAGCGCCCAgcagtggaggggaggaggaggaggaggaggtggcggAGGCAGCGGCGGTAGTGGTTGACGCAGTAGAACTCCCAGAGGCCAGAGCCCCCAAGGCCACGGTGGAGCCTGAGGAGCCCAGGAGCCCCCACCAG AGTGCCGTCCTGACCAGGAGGTACATGTTGCGGGAGCGGGAGCGAGCCCCGGACCCCATGTCCCGGCTAAAG GAGACCCCAGACCCTTGGCAGAGCCTAGACCCCTTTGACTCCTTGGACTCCAAGCCCTTTAAGAAAG GCAGGCCGTACTCTGTGCCCCCTTGTGTGGAAGAGGCTCCAGGACAGAAGCGCAAGAGGAAAGCCACTGCTAAGCTACAGGACTTCCACCAGTGGTACCTGGCCACCT ATGCTGACCACGCTGACAGCAGGAGGCCCCGGAGAAAAGGCCCAACTTTTGCAG ACATGGAGGTTCTGTACTGGAAGCATGTGAAGGAGCAGCTGGAGACCCTCCGGACATTGCAGAGGCGGGAG ATAACTGAGCGGTGGCTGCCTAGGGCTGAAGAGGGCCTGTGGCCTGCAGAGGATGACCGCCTGGAGGAGTCCTTGGAAGACCTGGGGGCAACAG CAGACGACTTTCTGGAACCTGAAGAGTATGTGGAGCCCGAGGAGGCAAAGCCTGGGGAGGCTGCTGACTTGG AGGCAGAGGCCATGCCAGAGTCCCTGAGCTACGAGGAGCTGGTTCGAAGGAATGTG GAGCTCTTCATCGCCAACTCCCAGAAGTTTGTCCAGGAGACAGAGCTGAGCCAGCGCATCAGGGACTGGGAAGACACCATCCAACCCCTGCTCCTGGAGCAG GAGCAGCATGTGCCCTTTGATATCCACACGTACGGGGACCAGGTGATCTCACGATTCCCCCAGCTCAACGAGTGGTGTCCCTTTGCAGAGCTGGTGGCAGGCCAACCTGCCTTTGAGGTGTGTCGCTCCATGCTGGCCTCCCTGCAGCTG GCCAATGACTACACGGTGGAGATCAGCCAACAGCCAGGGCTGGAAGCAGCTGTGGACACCATGTCTCTGAGACTGCTCACTCACCAGCGAGCCCACAAGCGCTTCCAGACCTACACAGCTCCCTCCATGGCCCAGCCCTAA
- the Ncaph2 gene encoding condensin-2 complex subunit H2 isoform X2, with the protein MEDVEARFAHLLQPIRDLTKNWEVDVAAQLGEYLEELDQICISFDEGKTTMNFIEAALLIQGSACVYSKKVEYLYSLVYQALDFISGKRRAKQLSSAQEDGANGTTSLEAPQEAEDEFLSLDDFPDSRANVDLKNDQVPSELLIVPLLPMALVAPDEVEKNSSPLYSHQGEVLASRKDFRMNTCTPHPRGAFMLEPMGMCPIEPVGTCPIPRNQKDARRAEEQPMDVSGCRNPVTVLDFSQQPGTAPEGLAPSSGGEEEEEEVAEAAAVVVDAVELPEARAPKATVEPEEPRSPHQSAVLTRRYMLRERERAPDPMSRLKETPDPWQSLDPFDSLDSKPFKKGRPYSVPPCVEEAPGQKRKRKATAKLQDFHQWYLATYADHADSRRPRRKGPTFADMEVLYWKHVKEQLETLRTLQRREITERWLPRAEEGLWPAEDDRLEESLEDLGATDDFLEPEEYVEPEEAKPGEAADLEAEAMPESLSYEELVRRNVELFIANSQKFVQETELSQRIRDWEDTIQPLLLEQEQHVPFDIHTYGDQVISRFPQLNEWCPFAELVAGQPAFEVCRSMLASLQLANDYTVEISQQPGLEAAVDTMSLRLLTHQRAHKRFQTYTAPSMAQP; encoded by the exons ATGGAGGACGTGGAGGCGCGCTTCGCCCACCTCTTGCAGCCCATCCGCGACCTCACCAAGAACTGGGAGGTGGACGTGGCGGCCCAGCTGGGCGAGTATCTAGAGGAG CTGGACCAGATCTGTATTTCTTTTGACGAAGGCAAAACCACAATGAACTTCATCGAGGCTGCACTGCTGATCCAGGGCTCAGCCTGTGTCTACAGTAAGAAG GTGGAGTACCTCTACTCGCTGGTCTACCAGGCTCTCGATTTCATCTCTGGCAAGAG GCGAGCCAAGCAGCTGTCCTCAGCGCAGGAAGATGGGGCCAATGGGACCACCAGCTTGGAGGCCCCCCAGGAGGCAGAGGATGAG TTCCTATCGCTGGACGACTTCCCTGACTCCCGTGCTAATGTAGATCTGAAGAACGACCAGGTGCCCAGT GAGCTACTTATTGTGCCTCTCTTGCCCATGGCCCTGGTGGCCCCTGATGAAGTGGAGAAGAACAGCAGCCCTCTGTACAG CCACCAGGGTGAGGTCCTGGCCAGCCGGAAGGATTTCAGGATGAACACGTGCACCCCTCACCCCAGAGGGGCCTTCATGCTAGAGCCAATGGGCATGTGCCCCATAGAGCCTGTGGGCACGTGCCCCATACCAAGAAACCAGAAGG ATGCCAGGAGGGCCGAGGAGCAGCCAATGGACGTCTCGGGGTGCCGGAATCCTGTCACTGTGCTTGACTTCTCCCAGCAGCCAG GCACCGCTCCAGAAGGCCTAGCGCCCAgcagtggaggggaggaggaggaggaggaggtggcggAGGCAGCGGCGGTAGTGGTTGACGCAGTAGAACTCCCAGAGGCCAGAGCCCCCAAGGCCACGGTGGAGCCTGAGGAGCCCAGGAGCCCCCACCAG AGTGCCGTCCTGACCAGGAGGTACATGTTGCGGGAGCGGGAGCGAGCCCCGGACCCCATGTCCCGGCTAAAG GAGACCCCAGACCCTTGGCAGAGCCTAGACCCCTTTGACTCCTTGGACTCCAAGCCCTTTAAGAAAG GCAGGCCGTACTCTGTGCCCCCTTGTGTGGAAGAGGCTCCAGGACAGAAGCGCAAGAGGAAAGCCACTGCTAAGCTACAGGACTTCCACCAGTGGTACCTGGCCACCT ATGCTGACCACGCTGACAGCAGGAGGCCCCGGAGAAAAGGCCCAACTTTTGCAG ACATGGAGGTTCTGTACTGGAAGCATGTGAAGGAGCAGCTGGAGACCCTCCGGACATTGCAGAGGCGGGAG ATAACTGAGCGGTGGCTGCCTAGGGCTGAAGAGGGCCTGTGGCCTGCAGAGGATGACCGCCTGGAGGAGTCCTTGGAAGACCTGGGGGCAACAG ACGACTTTCTGGAACCTGAAGAGTATGTGGAGCCCGAGGAGGCAAAGCCTGGGGAGGCTGCTGACTTGG AGGCAGAGGCCATGCCAGAGTCCCTGAGCTACGAGGAGCTGGTTCGAAGGAATGTG GAGCTCTTCATCGCCAACTCCCAGAAGTTTGTCCAGGAGACAGAGCTGAGCCAGCGCATCAGGGACTGGGAAGACACCATCCAACCCCTGCTCCTGGAGCAG GAGCAGCATGTGCCCTTTGATATCCACACGTACGGGGACCAGGTGATCTCACGATTCCCCCAGCTCAACGAGTGGTGTCCCTTTGCAGAGCTGGTGGCAGGCCAACCTGCCTTTGAGGTGTGTCGCTCCATGCTGGCCTCCCTGCAGCTG GCCAATGACTACACGGTGGAGATCAGCCAACAGCCAGGGCTGGAAGCAGCTGTGGACACCATGTCTCTGAGACTGCTCACTCACCAGCGAGCCCACAAGCGCTTCCAGACCTACACAGCTCCCTCCATGGCCCAGCCCTAA
- the Ncaph2 gene encoding condensin-2 complex subunit H2 isoform X6 — protein sequence MNFIEAALLIQGSACVYSKKVEYLYSLVYQALDFISGKRRAKQLSSAQEDGANGTTSLEAPQEAEDEFLSLDDFPDSRANVDLKNDQVPSELLIVPLLPMALVAPDEVEKNSSPLYSHQGEVLASRKDFRMNTCTPHPRGAFMLEPMGMCPIEPVGTCPIPRNQKDARRAEEQPMDVSGCRNPVTVLDFSQQPGTAPEGLAPSSGGEEEEEEVAEAAAVVVDAVELPEARAPKATVEPEEPRSPHQSAVLTRRYMLRERERAPDPMSRLKETPDPWQSLDPFDSLDSKPFKKGRPYSVPPCVEEAPGQKRKRKATAKLQDFHQWYLATYADHADSRRPRRKGPTFADMEVLYWKHVKEQLETLRTLQRREITERWLPRAEEGLWPAEDDRLEESLEDLGATADDFLEPEEYVEPEEAKPGEAADLEAEAMPESLSYEELVRRNVELFIANSQKFVQETELSQRIRDWEDTIQPLLLEQEQHVPFDIHTYGDQVISRFPQLNEWCPFAELVAGQPAFEVCRSMLASLQLANDYTVEISQQPGLEAAVDTMSLRLLTHQRAHKRFQTYTAPSMAQP from the exons ATGAACTTCATCGAGGCTGCACTGCTGATCCAGGGCTCAGCCTGTGTCTACAGTAAGAAG GTGGAGTACCTCTACTCGCTGGTCTACCAGGCTCTCGATTTCATCTCTGGCAAGAG GCGAGCCAAGCAGCTGTCCTCAGCGCAGGAAGATGGGGCCAATGGGACCACCAGCTTGGAGGCCCCCCAGGAGGCAGAGGATGAG TTCCTATCGCTGGACGACTTCCCTGACTCCCGTGCTAATGTAGATCTGAAGAACGACCAGGTGCCCAGT GAGCTACTTATTGTGCCTCTCTTGCCCATGGCCCTGGTGGCCCCTGATGAAGTGGAGAAGAACAGCAGCCCTCTGTACAG CCACCAGGGTGAGGTCCTGGCCAGCCGGAAGGATTTCAGGATGAACACGTGCACCCCTCACCCCAGAGGGGCCTTCATGCTAGAGCCAATGGGCATGTGCCCCATAGAGCCTGTGGGCACGTGCCCCATACCAAGAAACCAGAAGG ATGCCAGGAGGGCCGAGGAGCAGCCAATGGACGTCTCGGGGTGCCGGAATCCTGTCACTGTGCTTGACTTCTCCCAGCAGCCAG GCACCGCTCCAGAAGGCCTAGCGCCCAgcagtggaggggaggaggaggaggaggaggtggcggAGGCAGCGGCGGTAGTGGTTGACGCAGTAGAACTCCCAGAGGCCAGAGCCCCCAAGGCCACGGTGGAGCCTGAGGAGCCCAGGAGCCCCCACCAG AGTGCCGTCCTGACCAGGAGGTACATGTTGCGGGAGCGGGAGCGAGCCCCGGACCCCATGTCCCGGCTAAAG GAGACCCCAGACCCTTGGCAGAGCCTAGACCCCTTTGACTCCTTGGACTCCAAGCCCTTTAAGAAAG GCAGGCCGTACTCTGTGCCCCCTTGTGTGGAAGAGGCTCCAGGACAGAAGCGCAAGAGGAAAGCCACTGCTAAGCTACAGGACTTCCACCAGTGGTACCTGGCCACCT ATGCTGACCACGCTGACAGCAGGAGGCCCCGGAGAAAAGGCCCAACTTTTGCAG ACATGGAGGTTCTGTACTGGAAGCATGTGAAGGAGCAGCTGGAGACCCTCCGGACATTGCAGAGGCGGGAG ATAACTGAGCGGTGGCTGCCTAGGGCTGAAGAGGGCCTGTGGCCTGCAGAGGATGACCGCCTGGAGGAGTCCTTGGAAGACCTGGGGGCAACAG CAGACGACTTTCTGGAACCTGAAGAGTATGTGGAGCCCGAGGAGGCAAAGCCTGGGGAGGCTGCTGACTTGG AGGCAGAGGCCATGCCAGAGTCCCTGAGCTACGAGGAGCTGGTTCGAAGGAATGTG GAGCTCTTCATCGCCAACTCCCAGAAGTTTGTCCAGGAGACAGAGCTGAGCCAGCGCATCAGGGACTGGGAAGACACCATCCAACCCCTGCTCCTGGAGCAG GAGCAGCATGTGCCCTTTGATATCCACACGTACGGGGACCAGGTGATCTCACGATTCCCCCAGCTCAACGAGTGGTGTCCCTTTGCAGAGCTGGTGGCAGGCCAACCTGCCTTTGAGGTGTGTCGCTCCATGCTGGCCTCCCTGCAGCTG GCCAATGACTACACGGTGGAGATCAGCCAACAGCCAGGGCTGGAAGCAGCTGTGGACACCATGTCTCTGAGACTGCTCACTCACCAGCGAGCCCACAAGCGCTTCCAGACCTACACAGCTCCCTCCATGGCCCAGCCCTAA
- the Ncaph2 gene encoding condensin-2 complex subunit H2 isoform X1, with the protein MEDVEARFAHLLQPIRDLTKNWEVDVAAQLGEYLEELDQICISFDEGKTTMNFIEAALLIQGSACVYSKKVEYLYSLVYQALDFISGKRRAKQLSSAQEDGANGTTSLEAPQEAEDEFLSLDDFPDSRANVDLKNDQVPSELLIVPLLPMALVAPDEVEKNSSPLYSHQGEVLASRKDFRMNTCTPHPRGAFMLEPMGMCPIEPVGTCPIPRNQKDARRAEEQPMDVSGCRNPVTVLDFSQQPGTAPEGLAPSSGGEEEEEEVAEAAAVVVDAVELPEARAPKATVEPEEPRSPHQSAVLTRRYMLRERERAPDPMSRLKETPDPWQSLDPFDSLDSKPFKKGRPYSVPPCVEEAPGQKRKRKATAKLQDFHQWYLATYADHADSRRPRRKGPTFADMEVLYWKHVKEQLETLRTLQRREITERWLPRAEEGLWPAEDDRLEESLEDLGATADDFLEPEEYVEPEEAKPGEAADLEAEAMPESLSYEELVRRNVELFIANSQKFVQETELSQRIRDWEDTIQPLLLEQEQHVPFDIHTYGDQVISRFPQLNEWCPFAELVAGQPAFEVCRSMLASLQLANDYTVEISQQPGLEAAVDTMSLRLLTHQRAHKRFQTYTAPSMAQP; encoded by the exons ATGGAGGACGTGGAGGCGCGCTTCGCCCACCTCTTGCAGCCCATCCGCGACCTCACCAAGAACTGGGAGGTGGACGTGGCGGCCCAGCTGGGCGAGTATCTAGAGGAG CTGGACCAGATCTGTATTTCTTTTGACGAAGGCAAAACCACAATGAACTTCATCGAGGCTGCACTGCTGATCCAGGGCTCAGCCTGTGTCTACAGTAAGAAG GTGGAGTACCTCTACTCGCTGGTCTACCAGGCTCTCGATTTCATCTCTGGCAAGAG GCGAGCCAAGCAGCTGTCCTCAGCGCAGGAAGATGGGGCCAATGGGACCACCAGCTTGGAGGCCCCCCAGGAGGCAGAGGATGAG TTCCTATCGCTGGACGACTTCCCTGACTCCCGTGCTAATGTAGATCTGAAGAACGACCAGGTGCCCAGT GAGCTACTTATTGTGCCTCTCTTGCCCATGGCCCTGGTGGCCCCTGATGAAGTGGAGAAGAACAGCAGCCCTCTGTACAG CCACCAGGGTGAGGTCCTGGCCAGCCGGAAGGATTTCAGGATGAACACGTGCACCCCTCACCCCAGAGGGGCCTTCATGCTAGAGCCAATGGGCATGTGCCCCATAGAGCCTGTGGGCACGTGCCCCATACCAAGAAACCAGAAGG ATGCCAGGAGGGCCGAGGAGCAGCCAATGGACGTCTCGGGGTGCCGGAATCCTGTCACTGTGCTTGACTTCTCCCAGCAGCCAG GCACCGCTCCAGAAGGCCTAGCGCCCAgcagtggaggggaggaggaggaggaggaggtggcggAGGCAGCGGCGGTAGTGGTTGACGCAGTAGAACTCCCAGAGGCCAGAGCCCCCAAGGCCACGGTGGAGCCTGAGGAGCCCAGGAGCCCCCACCAG AGTGCCGTCCTGACCAGGAGGTACATGTTGCGGGAGCGGGAGCGAGCCCCGGACCCCATGTCCCGGCTAAAG GAGACCCCAGACCCTTGGCAGAGCCTAGACCCCTTTGACTCCTTGGACTCCAAGCCCTTTAAGAAAG GCAGGCCGTACTCTGTGCCCCCTTGTGTGGAAGAGGCTCCAGGACAGAAGCGCAAGAGGAAAGCCACTGCTAAGCTACAGGACTTCCACCAGTGGTACCTGGCCACCT ATGCTGACCACGCTGACAGCAGGAGGCCCCGGAGAAAAGGCCCAACTTTTGCAG ACATGGAGGTTCTGTACTGGAAGCATGTGAAGGAGCAGCTGGAGACCCTCCGGACATTGCAGAGGCGGGAG ATAACTGAGCGGTGGCTGCCTAGGGCTGAAGAGGGCCTGTGGCCTGCAGAGGATGACCGCCTGGAGGAGTCCTTGGAAGACCTGGGGGCAACAG CAGACGACTTTCTGGAACCTGAAGAGTATGTGGAGCCCGAGGAGGCAAAGCCTGGGGAGGCTGCTGACTTGG AGGCAGAGGCCATGCCAGAGTCCCTGAGCTACGAGGAGCTGGTTCGAAGGAATGTG GAGCTCTTCATCGCCAACTCCCAGAAGTTTGTCCAGGAGACAGAGCTGAGCCAGCGCATCAGGGACTGGGAAGACACCATCCAACCCCTGCTCCTGGAGCAG GAGCAGCATGTGCCCTTTGATATCCACACGTACGGGGACCAGGTGATCTCACGATTCCCCCAGCTCAACGAGTGGTGTCCCTTTGCAGAGCTGGTGGCAGGCCAACCTGCCTTTGAGGTGTGTCGCTCCATGCTGGCCTCCCTGCAGCTG GCCAATGACTACACGGTGGAGATCAGCCAACAGCCAGGGCTGGAAGCAGCTGTGGACACCATGTCTCTGAGACTGCTCACTCACCAGCGAGCCCACAAGCGCTTCCAGACCTACACAGCTCCCTCCATGGCCCAGCCCTAA
- the Ncaph2 gene encoding condensin-2 complex subunit H2 isoform X4, which yields MEDVEARFAHLLQPIRDLTKNWEVDVAAQLGEYLEELDQICISFDEGKTTMNFIEAALLIQGSACVYSKKVEYLYSLVYQALDFISGKRRAKQLSSAQEDGANGTTSLEAPQEAEDEFLSLDDFPDSRANVDLKNDQVPSELLIVPLLPMALVAPDEVEKNSSPLYSHQGEVLASRKDFRMNTCTPHPRGAFMLEPMGMCPIEPVGTCPIPRNQKDARRAEEQPMDVSGCRNPVTVLDFSQQPGTAPEGLAPSSGGEEEEEEVAEAAAVVVDAVELPEARAPKATVEPEEPRSPHQSAVLTRRYMLRERERAPDPMSRLKETPDPWQSLDPFDSLDSKPFKKGRPYSVPPCVEEAPGQKRKRKATAKLQDFHQWYLATYADHADSRRPRRKGPTFADMEVLYWKHVKEQLETLRTLQRREITERWLPRAEEGLWPAEDDRLEESLEDLGATDDFLEPEEYVEPEEAKPGEAADLEAMPESLSYEELVRRNVELFIANSQKFVQETELSQRIRDWEDTIQPLLLEQEQHVPFDIHTYGDQVISRFPQLNEWCPFAELVAGQPAFEVCRSMLASLQLANDYTVEISQQPGLEAAVDTMSLRLLTHQRAHKRFQTYTAPSMAQP from the exons ATGGAGGACGTGGAGGCGCGCTTCGCCCACCTCTTGCAGCCCATCCGCGACCTCACCAAGAACTGGGAGGTGGACGTGGCGGCCCAGCTGGGCGAGTATCTAGAGGAG CTGGACCAGATCTGTATTTCTTTTGACGAAGGCAAAACCACAATGAACTTCATCGAGGCTGCACTGCTGATCCAGGGCTCAGCCTGTGTCTACAGTAAGAAG GTGGAGTACCTCTACTCGCTGGTCTACCAGGCTCTCGATTTCATCTCTGGCAAGAG GCGAGCCAAGCAGCTGTCCTCAGCGCAGGAAGATGGGGCCAATGGGACCACCAGCTTGGAGGCCCCCCAGGAGGCAGAGGATGAG TTCCTATCGCTGGACGACTTCCCTGACTCCCGTGCTAATGTAGATCTGAAGAACGACCAGGTGCCCAGT GAGCTACTTATTGTGCCTCTCTTGCCCATGGCCCTGGTGGCCCCTGATGAAGTGGAGAAGAACAGCAGCCCTCTGTACAG CCACCAGGGTGAGGTCCTGGCCAGCCGGAAGGATTTCAGGATGAACACGTGCACCCCTCACCCCAGAGGGGCCTTCATGCTAGAGCCAATGGGCATGTGCCCCATAGAGCCTGTGGGCACGTGCCCCATACCAAGAAACCAGAAGG ATGCCAGGAGGGCCGAGGAGCAGCCAATGGACGTCTCGGGGTGCCGGAATCCTGTCACTGTGCTTGACTTCTCCCAGCAGCCAG GCACCGCTCCAGAAGGCCTAGCGCCCAgcagtggaggggaggaggaggaggaggaggtggcggAGGCAGCGGCGGTAGTGGTTGACGCAGTAGAACTCCCAGAGGCCAGAGCCCCCAAGGCCACGGTGGAGCCTGAGGAGCCCAGGAGCCCCCACCAG AGTGCCGTCCTGACCAGGAGGTACATGTTGCGGGAGCGGGAGCGAGCCCCGGACCCCATGTCCCGGCTAAAG GAGACCCCAGACCCTTGGCAGAGCCTAGACCCCTTTGACTCCTTGGACTCCAAGCCCTTTAAGAAAG GCAGGCCGTACTCTGTGCCCCCTTGTGTGGAAGAGGCTCCAGGACAGAAGCGCAAGAGGAAAGCCACTGCTAAGCTACAGGACTTCCACCAGTGGTACCTGGCCACCT ATGCTGACCACGCTGACAGCAGGAGGCCCCGGAGAAAAGGCCCAACTTTTGCAG ACATGGAGGTTCTGTACTGGAAGCATGTGAAGGAGCAGCTGGAGACCCTCCGGACATTGCAGAGGCGGGAG ATAACTGAGCGGTGGCTGCCTAGGGCTGAAGAGGGCCTGTGGCCTGCAGAGGATGACCGCCTGGAGGAGTCCTTGGAAGACCTGGGGGCAACAG ACGACTTTCTGGAACCTGAAGAGTATGTGGAGCCCGAGGAGGCAAAGCCTGGGGAGGCTGCTGACTTGG AGGCCATGCCAGAGTCCCTGAGCTACGAGGAGCTGGTTCGAAGGAATGTG GAGCTCTTCATCGCCAACTCCCAGAAGTTTGTCCAGGAGACAGAGCTGAGCCAGCGCATCAGGGACTGGGAAGACACCATCCAACCCCTGCTCCTGGAGCAG GAGCAGCATGTGCCCTTTGATATCCACACGTACGGGGACCAGGTGATCTCACGATTCCCCCAGCTCAACGAGTGGTGTCCCTTTGCAGAGCTGGTGGCAGGCCAACCTGCCTTTGAGGTGTGTCGCTCCATGCTGGCCTCCCTGCAGCTG GCCAATGACTACACGGTGGAGATCAGCCAACAGCCAGGGCTGGAAGCAGCTGTGGACACCATGTCTCTGAGACTGCTCACTCACCAGCGAGCCCACAAGCGCTTCCAGACCTACACAGCTCCCTCCATGGCCCAGCCCTAA